The following are encoded together in the Oceanobacillus zhaokaii genome:
- a CDS encoding ABC transporter ATP-binding protein — protein sequence MGIIKKLLKLFNKKEKKKLLILFFMMIIAAIFETIGIGLIAPFVGIVTNPEIIQNQVILAYVYEFFNFQSTNAFIIFLVVLLLSIFVFKNLYLLLFNYLQVRVTTHQQVKLSRDLFKEYLTKPYIFHLQRNTADLLRNVNGEVSRVFQGIVISGFQLLTEILVIICISILLFVTAPAAMITASILLGGSVFLFFKLQRNKIDQLGVEQQKVSSAMIKWVNQGLGASKEVKVSGKEAFFIKSYEEQSQINGNNIRYMKMLEVIPRYFIETLIMAIVLIVMLIIILQGTNATQLISTMALFAMAAIRLMPSINRVVALITTMRYSLPALNVVYEDLFMNKEDMPILNKIPMVINKGPKAFHDSIQLNEISFRYPNQKEYAVKDVSLTIPIGQSVAFIGESGAGKTTLVDIILGLFHPEKGSVLVDGKNIHDQKSLWQQKIGYIPQSIFLSDDTIRGNVAFGINSEQIDDSEVWRALEQAQLKQFVEGLPDKLETTVGERGVRLSGGQRQRIGIARALYHNPEILFMDEATSALDNETEKEIMKAIDGLKGEKTLIIIAHRLSTIENCDIVFKINKGQLASVNNRFERYIM from the coding sequence ATGGGCATAATTAAAAAGTTATTAAAGCTCTTTAACAAAAAAGAAAAGAAAAAGCTACTAATCCTATTCTTCATGATGATCATAGCAGCAATATTTGAAACGATTGGAATTGGATTGATTGCCCCCTTTGTTGGTATTGTGACAAATCCTGAAATAATCCAAAATCAAGTGATTTTAGCTTATGTGTATGAATTCTTTAATTTTCAATCAACAAATGCTTTTATCATATTTTTGGTAGTTTTACTACTTTCTATATTTGTTTTCAAAAATTTATATTTGCTTCTTTTTAATTACTTACAAGTTAGAGTTACAACACATCAACAGGTTAAGCTATCTCGAGATTTATTTAAAGAATATTTAACGAAACCATATATTTTTCACTTACAACGAAACACAGCGGACCTGCTCAGAAATGTAAATGGGGAAGTTTCAAGGGTGTTTCAGGGAATTGTCATATCAGGGTTTCAGTTGTTAACTGAGATACTTGTAATTATTTGTATCTCTATATTGCTATTTGTAACGGCTCCAGCTGCAATGATAACTGCTTCTATCCTATTAGGTGGAAGTGTTTTTTTATTTTTTAAACTTCAAAGAAATAAAATAGATCAACTAGGAGTAGAGCAACAAAAGGTAAGTAGTGCGATGATTAAATGGGTTAATCAAGGACTAGGGGCTAGTAAAGAGGTTAAGGTATCTGGAAAAGAAGCCTTCTTTATCAAGTCTTACGAAGAACAAAGTCAGATTAATGGCAACAATATTCGATATATGAAAATGTTGGAAGTCATACCAAGATATTTTATCGAAACATTAATAATGGCTATTGTTCTTATTGTGATGTTAATTATTATTTTACAAGGGACAAATGCAACACAACTTATATCGACGATGGCACTATTTGCGATGGCAGCTATTCGCCTTATGCCCTCAATCAATCGTGTCGTTGCCTTGATAACTACAATGCGATATAGTCTACCTGCCCTTAATGTCGTGTATGAGGATTTGTTTATGAATAAAGAGGATATGCCAATTTTAAATAAAATTCCAATGGTGATTAATAAGGGACCTAAGGCATTTCATGATTCCATACAATTAAATGAAATTTCCTTTCGCTATCCTAATCAAAAAGAATACGCAGTTAAAGATGTATCGCTTACTATTCCAATTGGTCAATCAGTTGCGTTCATCGGAGAGTCCGGGGCTGGTAAGACTACACTAGTTGATATTATTCTTGGACTATTCCATCCAGAAAAGGGAAGTGTTTTAGTGGATGGTAAAAATATACACGATCAAAAGTCATTATGGCAACAGAAAATAGGCTATATTCCTCAATCGATATTTCTATCAGATGATACGATTCGTGGGAATGTAGCCTTTGGTATCAATAGTGAACAGATTGATGATAGTGAAGTCTGGAGAGCGTTAGAACAAGCGCAATTAAAGCAATTTGTTGAGGGGCTCCCTGATAAACTAGAAACAACTGTAGGGGAGCGAGGAGTCCGCCTTTCTGGAGGGCAACGTCAACGTATTGGTATTGCGAGAGCATTGTATCATAATCCAGAAATTTTATTTATGGATGAGGCGACATCAGCATTAGATAATGAAACTGAAAAGGAAATCATGAAAGCGATTGATGGATTGAAAGGTGAGAAGACACTTATTATTATTGCACATCGATTAAGTACAATAGAGAATTGTGATATTGTGTTTAAAATTAATAAAGGTCAGTTAGCATCCGTAAATAATAGATTTGAGCGGTATATTATGTAA
- a CDS encoding glycosyltransferase family 2 protein: MNPSISIIVPVYNVEQYIHKCIDSILAQSFKDFELIIVNDGSTDNGGRICDEYATLDNRITVFHKENGGLSSARNKGISLAKGNYIAFVDSDDFVHPKMYEILFNYVVSSSADIAICDYQEVNEDEKNEIEKLEFDSRVEKYNNVEALYQLYTTKGLQFVIACNKLFKSSLFNKIKFEEGMIHEDEFMAHRILYESEIIIYLPVKLYFYLQRKGSIINSKFNINRLDAVYAYKKRVDFFREINQYELQKMAEYNYVHLFFTFFFKVKDKVPNSKGKLKQVKSDFTKILIQLLKNPLFSKKEKILWIVYTINPSLFQLYVRFRNGTVLKERPFS, from the coding sequence ATGAATCCTAGTATTAGTATTATTGTTCCTGTATATAATGTTGAACAATATATACATAAATGTATTGATTCTATTTTAGCACAGTCATTCAAAGATTTTGAACTAATTATTGTAAACGACGGATCAACAGATAATGGTGGAAGAATATGCGATGAATATGCAACATTGGATAATAGAATAACTGTTTTCCATAAGGAAAATGGTGGCCTTTCATCAGCAAGAAATAAAGGAATAAGTTTAGCCAAAGGAAACTATATCGCTTTTGTAGACAGTGATGACTTTGTTCACCCTAAGATGTATGAAATATTATTTAATTATGTTGTAAGCAGTTCAGCAGATATTGCTATTTGCGATTATCAGGAAGTAAACGAAGACGAGAAAAATGAAATAGAAAAGCTAGAATTTGATTCAAGAGTAGAAAAATATAATAATGTAGAAGCTTTGTATCAACTATATACAACTAAAGGACTTCAATTTGTAATTGCTTGTAATAAGTTATTCAAAAGTAGTTTGTTTAATAAAATAAAATTTGAAGAAGGAATGATTCATGAAGATGAATTTATGGCACATAGGATTTTGTATGAGTCTGAAATAATCATTTATTTGCCTGTAAAGTTATATTTTTACCTTCAGAGGAAAGGAAGTATAATAAATTCAAAATTTAATATTAATAGATTAGATGCTGTATATGCTTATAAAAAGAGGGTTGACTTTTTTAGGGAAATTAATCAATACGAGTTACAAAAAATGGCAGAATATAATTATGTTCATTTATTTTTTACATTTTTCTTTAAAGTTAAAGATAAGGTACCTAATTCAAAGGGAAAATTGAAACAAGTAAAAAGTGACTTTACGAAAATATTAATTCAGTTATTAAAAAATCCTTTGTTTTCGAAGAAGGAGAAAATACTATGGATAGTATATACAATAAATCCATCCCTATTTCAATTATATGTGCGTTTTAGGAATGGGACAGTCTTAAAGGAGAGACCGTTTTCTTAA
- a CDS encoding lasso peptide biosynthesis PqqD family chaperone: MIKDRTPISNQHLVSQIVGNIVSDMDGEKVMLSIQNGKYYNLGEIGGAIWERINEPISVDKLVAGLMDNYDVSQTECEEQVLSFLDKLLEEGLIDARLF; this comes from the coding sequence ATGATTAAAGATCGGACGCCGATTTCAAATCAGCATTTGGTTAGTCAAATAGTGGGTAACATTGTCAGTGATATGGACGGGGAAAAAGTGATGCTCAGTATCCAAAATGGGAAGTACTATAATTTAGGTGAAATCGGTGGCGCAATATGGGAACGAATAAATGAACCTATTTCTGTCGATAAACTAGTTGCTGGATTAATGGATAACTATGATGTTAGTCAAACAGAATGCGAGGAACAGGTCCTTTCTTTTCTGGATAAATTATTAGAAGAAGGATTAATAGATGCTAGATTGTTCTAA
- a CDS encoding asparagine synthase-related protein — MSAIAGIVHLNKEPIPNSHGYGMMEALQKYPADDAQMWQQDNIVLGCHAQWITPESVGEQLPYSDTESQLAITADAIIDNRKELFDLLQVDKEKRKTLPDSQLILLAYQKWGEASPKYLIGDFAFMIWDGGNNKLFGARDYSGTRTLYYAGDNQRLAFCTVIQPLLTLPNVEKRLNEQWIADFLAIPDMLDTVDTTSTVYEAIKQVPPSHSITVTEDSLKLTRYVYIDTESKLILKSNEEYEEAFKEVFGNAVNEYMRTDQKVGSRLSGGLDSGSVTGFAARSLGERGKKLHTFSYVPVNGFEDWTHKSRIANERPYIQSTVDYVGNIEQNYLSFPNDSPYSVIDDWLDVIEMPYKYFENSYWISGLYRFASEQGIKVMLTGDRGNYSVSWGNAIDIYTNLFRRFHWIKLFKEINQFIHVKGTGRKRVLQVIGKNTFREFTNNKQDFSVPLLINPEFAKKSNVFERIRSFGINEDGSNLPNSIGARKNQFEKLFYRTSGGTSDTKFSLSNSIWNRDPTNDLRVVRFCLSVPDSQYVQYGMDRALIRRSTKGILPDKVRLNHLYKGIQSADSIQRMIPDWSAFINESAEVIRNPQISEYINTRVLESALKEVRKGPEPELIYDMDFKLLIRSIILSRFIQKYAL; from the coding sequence ATGAGTGCAATAGCTGGAATTGTCCATCTAAATAAAGAGCCAATACCTAATAGCCATGGATACGGAATGATGGAAGCATTACAAAAATACCCGGCAGATGATGCGCAGATGTGGCAACAGGATAATATCGTCCTTGGCTGTCATGCACAGTGGATCACTCCTGAATCAGTTGGCGAGCAGTTACCTTATTCCGATACAGAAAGTCAACTAGCGATTACTGCCGATGCCATCATTGATAATCGAAAGGAACTCTTTGACCTATTGCAAGTGGATAAAGAGAAACGAAAGACACTTCCGGACAGTCAGCTCATTTTGCTTGCATATCAAAAATGGGGGGAAGCCTCGCCTAAATATTTAATTGGTGACTTTGCATTTATGATATGGGACGGAGGAAATAACAAACTCTTTGGGGCAAGGGACTATTCCGGAACTAGAACGCTTTATTATGCTGGAGACAATCAGCGCTTAGCATTTTGTACTGTTATCCAACCGTTATTAACATTACCAAATGTGGAGAAAAGACTAAATGAGCAGTGGATTGCAGATTTTCTAGCGATACCAGATATGCTGGATACCGTTGATACAACTTCTACCGTGTATGAAGCAATCAAACAAGTGCCACCTTCACATTCCATAACGGTCACAGAAGATAGCTTGAAGCTAACAAGATACGTCTATATCGATACGGAAAGTAAATTGATACTCAAGTCAAATGAGGAGTATGAGGAAGCATTTAAAGAAGTTTTTGGAAACGCAGTTAATGAATATATGCGAACGGATCAAAAAGTAGGATCGCGGTTAAGTGGTGGCTTGGATTCTGGTTCGGTTACAGGCTTTGCTGCAAGATCTTTGGGAGAGAGAGGAAAAAAACTACATACCTTTAGTTATGTTCCAGTGAATGGTTTTGAAGATTGGACACATAAAAGTAGGATAGCGAATGAGCGTCCCTATATACAATCAACGGTTGATTATGTAGGAAATATTGAACAAAACTATTTGAGTTTTCCTAATGATAGTCCTTACTCGGTAATTGATGATTGGCTGGACGTGATTGAAATGCCTTATAAATACTTTGAAAACTCATACTGGATTTCTGGATTATATCGCTTTGCTAGTGAGCAAGGAATTAAAGTAATGTTAACTGGAGATCGCGGTAATTATTCTGTTTCTTGGGGAAATGCAATTGATATTTATACGAATCTATTTAGAAGATTTCATTGGATTAAGCTATTTAAAGAAATCAATCAGTTTATTCATGTGAAAGGAACTGGAAGAAAAAGGGTACTGCAAGTAATCGGCAAAAATACTTTCAGAGAGTTTACGAACAATAAGCAAGACTTTTCCGTACCATTATTAATTAATCCAGAATTTGCTAAGAAATCTAATGTTTTTGAAAGGATTCGCAGTTTTGGCATTAATGAGGATGGCTCTAATCTTCCAAATTCAATTGGTGCTAGGAAAAATCAATTTGAAAAGTTATTTTACCGGACGAGCGGCGGAACCTCGGATACAAAGTTTTCACTAAGTAATTCTATTTGGAATCGTGATCCAACGAATGATTTGCGGGTTGTACGTTTTTGCTTATCTGTGCCAGATTCCCAGTATGTGCAATATGGAATGGATCGTGCATTAATTCGTAGGTCCACTAAAGGTATATTGCCAGATAAGGTTAGGTTAAATCACCTCTATAAGGGGATTCAAAGTGCGGATAGTATACAGAGAATGATTCCTGACTGGTCTGCATTTATTAATGAGTCGGCGGAAGTCATAAGGAACCCACAAATATCTGAATATATAAATACACGAGTACTTGAATCAGCTCTTAAAGAGGTGAGGAAAGGCCCGGAACCAGAGCTTATATATGATATGGACTTTAAATTATTGATACGGAGTATAATTTTATCACGATTTATTCAAAAATACGCCCTTTAA
- a CDS encoding asparagine synthase-related protein, which yields MSAINGILHVNEEPIPIAHSQNLMHSISHYPADDVSTWQKGNVFLGCHSQWITPESLGEQLPYYDYERQLVINADAIIDNRDELFERLQVDKEQRRIMPDGKLILLAYSKWGEEAPKYLHGDFAFMIWDEKEQKLFGARDFSGARSLYFYNHNHRFAFSTTIEPLFTLPYIEKRLNETWLAEFLAIPTMVEAVDMFSTPYKSINQVPPSHRITVTKDNISLSRYMTIEVNETLKLKSNEEYEEAFRYLFQKAVKARLRTHGKVGSHLSGGLDSGTVVSFAAKELRKENKRLHTFSYIPEESFTDWTPDYYVSNESPYIKETVNYTGNILDEYLSFDGKDSLSEVDDFLDLMEMPYKFFENSFWLKGISKTASERGVKVLLNGARGNHSISWGSMTLTYNYYANLFKRLHWVQLFQELDSYCKNFRTGKSVMIPYIAKRALSSLIVKKDHSNYQFPTFINPTFAQKTSVFEKIESYGLDLSSNPTNLAEYRKDYYKQLFVWNKSGVAGSKLSLRYGLWDRDPTNDLNVIRFCLALPDEQYATGGMERSIIRRAMKGLLPNKVRMNQINRGLQGADVIHRMTSGWCSFVNELQELPNDKKLSQFINVEVIKDALSKIGREPKQEVVFTYEFKILTRSLIVNRFIKRF from the coding sequence ATGAGTGCAATTAATGGAATTCTACATGTTAATGAAGAACCTATCCCAATAGCACATAGTCAAAATTTAATGCATTCAATAAGTCATTACCCTGCTGATGATGTTAGTACATGGCAAAAGGGAAATGTCTTTCTCGGTTGTCATTCACAGTGGATCACTCCAGAATCACTTGGTGAGCAGTTGCCCTATTATGATTACGAACGTCAACTGGTTATTAATGCTGATGCGATTATAGATAACCGTGATGAATTATTTGAACGATTACAAGTGGATAAAGAACAAAGAAGGATAATGCCAGACGGTAAGTTAATACTACTGGCGTACAGCAAATGGGGTGAAGAGGCTCCCAAGTATTTACATGGCGATTTCGCCTTTATGATCTGGGATGAGAAAGAACAGAAACTGTTCGGTGCTCGAGATTTCTCAGGAGCGCGATCACTCTATTTTTACAATCATAATCACCGATTTGCCTTTTCTACTACAATAGAGCCGTTATTTACATTACCTTATATTGAAAAAAGGCTGAATGAAACGTGGCTTGCAGAATTTCTGGCTATTCCAACGATGGTTGAGGCAGTTGATATGTTTTCGACGCCGTACAAATCAATTAACCAAGTTCCACCATCACATCGTATTACTGTAACCAAAGATAATATATCCCTTTCAAGATATATGACAATCGAGGTTAATGAAACATTGAAACTTAAATCAAATGAGGAATATGAAGAAGCTTTTCGATACTTGTTTCAAAAAGCAGTAAAAGCTAGGCTCCGTACACATGGGAAAGTCGGCTCTCATTTAAGTGGAGGATTGGACTCAGGTACAGTCGTAAGTTTTGCTGCAAAGGAATTACGCAAGGAGAATAAAAGATTACATACCTTTAGTTACATTCCAGAAGAGAGTTTTACAGATTGGACACCTGATTATTATGTTTCGAATGAAAGCCCATATATTAAGGAAACGGTTAATTATACGGGAAATATTTTAGATGAATATTTAAGCTTTGATGGGAAAGATTCACTTTCTGAGGTAGATGATTTCCTTGACTTGATGGAAATGCCATATAAATTTTTCGAAAACTCATTTTGGCTTAAGGGGATTAGCAAAACTGCCAGTGAAAGAGGAGTAAAAGTGCTTTTAAATGGTGCTCGGGGTAATCACTCGATTTCGTGGGGGTCTATGACTTTAACTTATAACTACTATGCAAATTTATTTAAAAGACTTCATTGGGTTCAACTTTTTCAAGAATTAGATTCATACTGTAAAAATTTTAGAACTGGAAAATCAGTCATGATTCCGTATATTGCTAAAAGAGCATTATCCTCTTTAATTGTAAAGAAGGACCATTCTAATTATCAATTTCCAACTTTTATCAACCCGACATTTGCTCAAAAGACAAGTGTATTCGAAAAGATAGAATCATATGGACTTGATTTAAGTAGCAATCCTACTAATCTAGCGGAATATAGAAAAGATTATTATAAGCAATTATTTGTTTGGAATAAAAGCGGAGTTGCAGGATCTAAGTTATCTTTACGTTACGGACTATGGGATAGAGATCCAACAAATGATCTAAATGTGATTCGCTTCTGCTTAGCGTTGCCGGACGAACAATATGCTACTGGTGGAATGGAACGATCGATCATTAGGAGGGCAATGAAAGGACTTTTACCTAATAAAGTAAGGATGAATCAGATTAACCGTGGACTACAAGGGGCAGACGTTATCCATCGTATGACTTCTGGTTGGTGTAGTTTCGTTAATGAATTGCAGGAACTGCCAAATGATAAGAAATTAAGTCAATTTATTAATGTGGAAGTTATAAAGGATGCTTTATCAAAGATAGGGAGGGAACCCAAGCAAGAAGTGGTATTCACATATGAATTTAAAATCCTAACCCGTAGTTTAATCGTTAATCGCTTTATTAAACGTTTTTAG
- a CDS encoding paeninodin family lasso peptide gives MKKEWNMPTLEILDINMTMAGPGIKTPDAVQPDPDAHDHDVVNYS, from the coding sequence ATGAAAAAGGAATGGAACATGCCTACATTAGAAATACTTGATATTAATATGACGATGGCGGGTCCTGGAATAAAAACTCCAGATGCTGTTCAGCCCGACCCGGACGCCCATGATCACGATGTGGTTAATTACAGCTAA
- a CDS encoding acyltransferase family protein — protein sequence MEFSRKDMKILKGVAILFMLSLHLFARKDVGGLYETFSEINGIPLVYYIGLFGDACVPIYLFASGYGLYLSLGKLNTMKSKLKKNLIRILKLLINFWIILFLFMAIAFLVGMPEAFSGGINQFFLNFFLLSSSYNGAWWYLQTYVILVLLSPVFIKIIQKHHFILVLAVSGIIYSITYLQRIKHVIDFGDNTALNIVVNAIVLVGTSQLAFVVGVIFAKEKIYSIIYNWFYNIPFKNALCLMGILMLVIIHGFIETMFIAPFTAIAFICIFNLMNKNELVEELLLFVGDHSTNLWLTHMFFYMTIFPTLVFAVRYPILIFLWLVILCLFTSFGINSLYHPIVKLIDSKLGGNSKKYQINRDNKSIS from the coding sequence ATGGAGTTTTCCAGAAAGGATATGAAGATTCTAAAAGGGGTAGCAATCTTATTTATGCTATCCCTTCATTTATTTGCAAGAAAGGATGTTGGTGGTCTTTATGAGACTTTTTCAGAAATAAATGGAATACCACTTGTATATTACATTGGATTATTTGGAGATGCGTGTGTACCAATTTATTTATTTGCTAGCGGATATGGTCTTTATTTAAGCCTAGGGAAATTAAACACAATGAAATCAAAGCTCAAAAAAAATCTAATTCGTATCTTAAAATTACTTATTAATTTCTGGATTATCCTTTTTCTTTTTATGGCAATTGCATTTCTTGTTGGGATGCCAGAAGCCTTCTCGGGTGGAATAAACCAATTCTTTCTTAATTTCTTTTTGTTGTCTAGCTCATATAACGGTGCATGGTGGTACTTACAAACCTATGTCATCTTAGTTCTATTGTCTCCAGTGTTTATCAAAATAATTCAGAAGCATCATTTTATACTTGTTTTAGCTGTGTCAGGAATAATCTATTCTATTACCTATTTACAGCGAATTAAACATGTAATTGATTTTGGAGATAATACTGCACTCAATATTGTAGTAAATGCGATAGTGTTAGTTGGTACTTCACAACTAGCTTTTGTTGTCGGTGTAATATTCGCAAAAGAGAAAATATATTCGATAATCTATAACTGGTTTTATAATATACCTTTTAAAAATGCACTTTGTTTAATGGGTATCCTTATGTTAGTTATCATTCATGGTTTCATAGAAACTATGTTTATTGCACCATTTACAGCTATTGCATTCATTTGTATATTTAATCTTATGAATAAAAACGAACTTGTAGAAGAATTATTATTGTTTGTGGGGGATCACTCCACAAATCTTTGGCTAACGCATATGTTTTTCTATATGACTATTTTTCCTACTTTAGTTTTTGCTGTTAGATACCCAATTCTTATCTTTCTCTGGCTTGTTATACTTTGTCTTTTTACTTCATTTGGAATCAATTCTTTGTATCACCCTATAGTTAAGTTAATTGACTCTAAACTTGGAGGGAATTCTAAAAAGTATCAAATAAATAGAGACAATAAGTCAATTTCATAA
- a CDS encoding HPr kinase/phosphorylase: MIDTVKEVGYKAFGFNISSDIPLSELPQINLTENQVNIEVKITDLSQLWSQLAIPNQYFVVKEDMVLFHVPDVAIYLVKNGQEIMVDPIKGSHEDQIRLYILGTCMGALLIQRGILPLHGSAIAIEGKAYAIVGDSGAGKSTLASAFLKRGYQLLSDDVIPVTLSMENIPIVTPAYPQQKLWLESLNQFGMESTELRPIIERETKFAVPVSAQFVKEPMPLAGVFELIKTDKEDIAVFPNEKMERFYTIFSHTYRNFIVTRAGLMEWHFGMSAKMMKHLEIYQLHRPTSRFTAHELVDLILTRINKGEKIT, encoded by the coding sequence ATGATTGATACTGTTAAAGAAGTAGGATACAAAGCTTTTGGCTTCAATATTTCTAGTGATATACCTCTTTCAGAATTACCTCAAATTAACTTGACAGAAAATCAGGTAAACATTGAAGTTAAGATAACCGATTTATCGCAGTTATGGTCACAACTAGCTATCCCAAACCAATATTTTGTAGTAAAAGAAGATATGGTTTTATTCCATGTACCTGACGTCGCTATATATTTAGTAAAAAACGGACAGGAAATTATGGTCGACCCAATCAAAGGCTCCCATGAGGATCAAATCCGTCTTTACATCCTTGGAACCTGTATGGGAGCACTACTAATACAAAGGGGAATTCTACCATTGCACGGTAGCGCCATCGCAATTGAGGGCAAAGCGTATGCAATTGTAGGTGATTCAGGGGCAGGAAAATCGACACTTGCGTCGGCATTTTTGAAGAGGGGCTATCAGCTTCTAAGTGATGATGTTATTCCAGTTACGTTATCGATGGAGAATATCCCGATAGTGACACCTGCATATCCACAGCAAAAATTATGGTTGGAAAGTTTGAATCAATTTGGGATGGAATCAACTGAACTTCGGCCAATTATCGAACGAGAAACAAAATTTGCCGTCCCAGTTTCGGCCCAGTTCGTGAAAGAACCGATGCCACTTGCAGGCGTATTTGAACTAATCAAAACAGACAAGGAAGATATTGCAGTTTTTCCCAACGAAAAAATGGAACGATTCTATACTATATTCAGCCATACATACCGTAATTTTATCGTCACTCGTGCGGGTTTAATGGAATGGCACTTTGGTATGTCGGCGAAAATGATGAAACATTTAGAAATATATCAATTGCATCGCCCAACAAGCCGCTTTACAGCGCATGAGTTAGTAGATCTCATATTAACTAGGATAAACAAAGGAGAGAAAATTACATGA
- a CDS encoding paeninodin family lasso peptide, translated as MKRVWKIPKLEVLDISKTMNGPGNANVDCFDVGEAPRGETHPGMSNASCLKSKFDS; from the coding sequence TTGAAAAGAGTATGGAAAATACCAAAATTAGAAGTTCTTGATATTAGTAAGACGATGAATGGGCCGGGGAATGCAAATGTGGATTGCTTTGATGTGGGGGAGGCTCCAAGAGGTGAGACACATCCTGGAATGTCTAATGCTAGTTGTTTGAAAAGCAAATTTGACAGTTAA
- a CDS encoding polysaccharide pyruvyl transferase family protein — MIKLIKKSLKSNKYIYQFLLKRYYQYLHYKDFIKVKKIIKNAKVKKQNKNVFFLLEQGHGNLGDIAIGYAQKKFINNSFPDYNLIGIRELEYMEHISYFKKIIKPNDIICLIGGGSLGDQYLTHENNRRNIISNFKGNKIISFPQSMYFNKSNSGYQELDNSKKMYSMNKNLVLIARDKVSYKTMKDAFNSNKVLLTPDIVLYLNETYPKRERNGVVAFLRSDVEGVLSKTEKEKIFSILGHNYKKISISDTVIDRGVPREKVNEEIKNMFELFKDSEIVITDRLHGMVFAAITSTPCVVLSNYNHKIKAQYEWIRHLDYIKYSNSINEIEKCIAELKNVNVVDYNNSFAMEHYKQITEAMSN; from the coding sequence ATGATAAAATTGATTAAGAAGTCATTAAAATCAAATAAATATATTTATCAATTTTTATTAAAGAGGTATTATCAATACTTACATTATAAAGACTTTATTAAAGTAAAAAAAATAATAAAAAATGCAAAAGTAAAGAAACAAAACAAAAATGTCTTTTTTCTTTTAGAGCAGGGGCATGGAAATCTTGGAGACATTGCAATTGGTTACGCACAAAAGAAGTTTATTAACAACTCATTTCCAGACTATAATTTAATCGGAATCAGAGAGTTAGAATATATGGAGCATATTAGTTATTTTAAAAAAATTATTAAACCAAACGATATTATCTGTCTAATAGGTGGGGGAAGTCTAGGTGATCAATATTTAACTCATGAGAATAATAGAAGAAATATTATCTCAAACTTTAAAGGAAATAAGATTATTTCGTTTCCACAAAGTATGTATTTTAATAAAAGTAATAGTGGATATCAGGAATTGGATAACAGTAAAAAGATGTATTCAATGAATAAAAATCTGGTTTTAATTGCTAGAGACAAGGTATCTTACAAAACTATGAAAGATGCATTTAATTCAAATAAAGTATTATTGACACCTGACATAGTATTATACTTAAATGAAACTTATCCTAAAAGAGAGAGAAATGGGGTAGTAGCATTTTTAAGAAGTGACGTGGAAGGTGTTCTCAGTAAAACGGAAAAGGAAAAAATCTTCTCGATACTTGGACATAATTATAAAAAGATATCAATTTCTGATACTGTAATTGATAGAGGAGTACCAAGAGAAAAGGTAAATGAAGAAATAAAAAATATGTTTGAGTTATTCAAAGATAGTGAAATAGTTATTACCGATAGGTTACATGGTATGGTTTTTGCAGCAATAACAAGTACCCCCTGTGTAGTTTTAAGTAATTATAACCATAAAATAAAAGCACAATATGAATGGATTAGGCATTTAGATTATATAAAATACTCAAATAGTATAAATGAAATTGAAAAATGTATAGCCGAATTGAAAAATGTAAATGTTGTTGATTACAATAATAGTTTTGCAATGGAACATTATAAACAGATAACAGAAGCAATGAGTAATTAA